Proteins found in one Homalodisca vitripennis isolate AUS2020 chromosome 4, UT_GWSS_2.1, whole genome shotgun sequence genomic segment:
- the LOC124360255 gene encoding uncharacterized protein LOC124360255 codes for MELYTKTIVAMKTLVHTVKNRELVEATSSIMYVSPEYAVQKPPPPDYPTFDSHNYLFCGKAQLFGYDYQTLYHNQHLRERSLTHALKPGCKRDPQKMSLELVFRKALKEIVEELHEIDPEPLEVSLENPMFISGWYLELRLLKKLREFYRVQCNGLDLNKYLTQSSADKTSPLKQYVDGSRCEEYVRVLHDRYALNSGADLINAKAESRP; via the coding sequence ATGGAGCTGTACACCAAGACCATCGTGGCCATGAAGACGTTGGTGCACACCGTCAAAAACCGTGAGCTCGTCGAGGCGACCAGTTCTATAATGTACGTGAGTCCGGAATACGCCGTTCAAAAACCACCTCCGCCCGACTACCCGACCTTCGACTCCCACAACTACCTGTTCTGTGGCAAAGCGCAATTGTTCGGCTACGACTACCAGACGCTGTACCACAACCAACATCTTCGCGAGAGGTCACTGACTCACGCATTGAAACCCGGCTGCAAACGGGATCCGCAGAAAATGTCCCTGGAACTGGTGTTCCGCAAGGCGCTGAAAGAGATCGTGGAGGAGCTACATGAGATCGATCCCGAACCGCTGGAGGTGTCACTGGAGAACCCCATGTTCATCAGCGGCTGGTATCTGGAGCTGAGACTACTAAAGAAATTGAGAGAATTCTACAGGGTCCAGTGCAACGGCCTCGACCTGAACAAGTACCTCACCCAGTCGTCCGCCGACAAGACGTCTCCTCTCAAGCAGTACGTGGACGGCAGCCGTTGCGAGGAGTACGTGCGGGTGTTGCACGACCGCTACGCGCTGAATTCGGGGGCCGATTTGATCAACGCGAAAGCCGAATCACGTCCATGA